In a genomic window of Deltaproteobacteria bacterium:
- a CDS encoding crotonase/enoyl-CoA hydratase family protein — protein MTDRVQLTLEDHVATVRLSRPDKLNALDGPMFEGLIEAGEKLLAEKSLRAVVLHGEGRAFCAGLDFASVMASPDLIPRLLGRDEKSPANLVQRIAWIWQELPVPVIAAVHGVCFGGGLQIALGADLRYVAADAELSVMEIKWGLIPDMSISVTLPRLVPLDVAKELTFTGRKVPGSEAVQLGLATRVCEDPLAEALETARLIASKSPHAIRAGKRLLNEAPAMSVADALVLETELQMTLLGSPNQMEAIQANMMKRDPEFADPE, from the coding sequence AAGCTCAACGCCCTCGATGGGCCGATGTTCGAGGGGCTGATCGAGGCGGGCGAGAAGCTCCTCGCCGAGAAGAGCCTGCGCGCCGTGGTGCTCCACGGCGAGGGCCGCGCCTTCTGCGCCGGCCTCGACTTCGCCTCGGTGATGGCCTCCCCCGATCTGATCCCGAGGCTGCTGGGGCGCGACGAGAAGAGCCCGGCCAACCTCGTGCAGCGGATCGCCTGGATCTGGCAGGAGCTGCCGGTGCCGGTCATCGCCGCCGTCCACGGGGTCTGCTTCGGCGGCGGCCTGCAGATCGCCCTGGGCGCCGACCTGCGCTACGTCGCCGCCGACGCCGAGCTCTCGGTGATGGAGATCAAGTGGGGCCTCATCCCCGACATGAGCATCAGCGTGACCCTTCCGCGCCTGGTGCCGCTGGACGTCGCCAAGGAGCTGACCTTCACCGGCCGCAAGGTGCCGGGCAGCGAGGCCGTGCAGCTCGGCCTGGCCACCCGTGTCTGCGAGGATCCGCTGGCCGAGGCCCTCGAGACCGCGCGGCTCATCGCCAGCAAGTCCCCTCACGCCATCCGCGCGGGCAAGAGGCTCCTGAACGAGGCGCCCGCGATGTCGGTGGCCGACGCCCTCGTGCTGGAGACCGAGCTCCAGATGACCCTGCTGGGCAGCCCGAACCAGATGGAGGCCATCCAGGCCAACATGATGAAGCGGGATCCGGAGTTCGCGGACCCGGAGTAG